In a genomic window of Mucilaginibacter sp. KACC 22063:
- a CDS encoding lysostaphin resistance A-like protein, translating into MACLVAPIVETLIFQYLPYQIFEKLKVTNSIVRIVIPSLIFAFDHNFNPIYMLAAFNMGLIMNYLFLWCKANNKNAIYTVALLHFLVNLLAVIT; encoded by the coding sequence ATGGCCTGTTTGGTCGCACCTATAGTAGAAACGCTGATCTTTCAATATCTACCTTATCAGATTTTTGAAAAATTAAAGGTTACAAATAGCATTGTAAGAATTGTTATTCCATCTTTAATATTTGCTTTCGATCATAATTTTAATCCAATTTACATGTTAGCGGCATTCAACATGGGATTAATTATGAACTATCTGTTCCTATGGTGCAAAGCCAATAACAAGAATGCTATTTATACTGTCGCTTTATTGCATTTTTTAGTAAATCTTTTGGCTGTTATAACTTAA
- a CDS encoding c-type cytochrome — protein MRSVLTGIISGNLIIMILAIACSNPKSKTKSNYQESKLSQSVNKNLSIGEGQRIASNLGCMNCHLFGSSHMANNLHKPSTDKKEVLNLQDLCKVDSMKIYEFVIKNKHKGIYKNDPNFNKLTSQDISNIIYYLHSCDRLQYK, from the coding sequence ATGCGATCAGTTTTAACCGGAATAATTTCAGGTAATTTAATAATAATGATACTTGCCATTGCCTGTTCTAATCCAAAAAGCAAGACTAAGAGTAATTATCAAGAATCAAAATTATCCCAGTCAGTAAATAAAAATTTAAGTATTGGAGAAGGGCAACGGATTGCAAGCAATCTTGGCTGCATGAATTGTCATTTGTTTGGATCTTCACACATGGCTAACAACTTACATAAACCATCAACTGATAAAAAAGAAGTTTTAAATCTACAGGATTTATGTAAAGTAGATAGCATGAAGATTTACGAGTTCGTTATAAAAAACAAGCACAAAGGCATTTACAAAAACGATCCAAATTTCAATAAGCTTACATCGCAGGACATAAGTAATATCATTTATTATCTGCATAGCTGTGATCGTTTACAATACAAATAA